The following coding sequences are from one Diabrotica virgifera virgifera chromosome 2, PGI_DIABVI_V3a window:
- the LOC114330169 gene encoding uncharacterized protein LOC114330169 yields the protein MSDQNKTKRMATKGALTRLTTYFRSIENNEIIDLVDLEMRLSKAEELLDVFNEVQLLIETDDPDCEENYDTIHAIERQTFEDRYFKIISDIKNLILSRRPTDTSDSRSVNGSIAAGPTNTSNIKLPPLNLATFDGSFDQFLFFRDSFNSIINDDTSLSNVQKFHYLRLSLRGIAADTIKSLQVCDANYDIAWSLLIERFENKQLLVNNHIKALFNLPLVTKESNQGLRQLLDNTQKHLRALEVLKRPTKHWDDLIIYLLTTKFDNSTRRSWESQNCKDNLPVLDDLLKFLKERCRILESLDNYNDNKQDQNSPRYKGNKSETRAFVSNTENRFKCNFCNKEHKIYYCPDFLKLNPTNRLNNAKRLRLCLNCLGTCHRTKDCRSTGCRKCGKIHHTLLHFENSQSSNSVSTENNSSQSSLPSNVPNTGLQSNESTSLTSLQHII from the coding sequence ATGTCAGACCAAAACAAAACAAAGAGAATGGCCACTAAAGGTGCTCTTACACGTTTAACAACATATTTTAGAAgtatagaaaataatgaaattatcgaCCTCGTAGATTTAGAAATGCGATTATCCAAAGCCGAAgagcttttagatgtttttaaTGAGGTTCAGCTGCTTATTGAAACTGATGATCCTGACTGCGAGGAAAATTATGACACAATACATGCCATTGAAAGGCAGACTTTTGAGGacagatattttaaaataatatctgacatcaaaaaccttattttatctAGACGACCTACTGACACGTCTGATTCACGTAGTGTCAATGGTTCAATAGCAGCTGGGCCTACAAATACAAGTAACATTAAGTTACCTCCATTGAATCTAGCTACATTTGATGGATCGTTTGATCAATTCCTCTTCTTTCGCGACAGTTTTAATTCTATTATTAATGATGATACTTCACTTTCCAATGTACAAAAGTTTCATTACTTACGTCTGTCATTACGTGGCATAGCTGCCGACACTATTAAATCTTTGCAAGTCTGCGATGCAAACTACGACATTGCTTGGAGTTTATTGATCGAAAGATTTGAAAATAAACAGTTACTTGTAAACAATCACATTAAAGCTCTCTTTAACCTACCACTAGTTACAAAAGAATCAAATCAAGGTCTCAGACAACTTCTAGATAATACACAAAAACATTTACGTGCTTTAGAAGTTTTAAAACGCCCCACTAAACACTGGGatgatttgattatttatttgttaacaacaAAATTTGATAACTCAACAAGACGCTCTTGGGAGTCACAAAATTGTAAAGACAACCTACCAGTTTTAGATGATTTactgaaatttttaaaagaacgATGTCGTATCTTAGAGTCATTAGATAACTACAATGATAATAAACAGGATCAAAATTCACCACGATACAAAGGTAATAAGTCTGAAACAAGAGCCTTTGTTTCTAACACAGAGAATAGGTTTAAATGCAACTTTTGTAACAAggaacataaaatatattattgtcCTGACTTCTTAAAACTAAATCCTACTAATAGGTTAAACAATGCAAAACGTCTACGTTTATGCCTTAATTGTCTTGGCACATGCCATCGTACTAAGGATTGTCGTTCTACTGGTTGTAGAAAATGTGGAAAGATCCATCACACTCTGTTACACTTCGAGAATTCACAATCCTCAAATTCAGTTTCCACAGAAAACAATTCTTCTCAATCTTCATTACCTTCCAATGTTCCAAACACTGGGCTGCAGTCAAATGAATCTACTTCTCTAACTTCTCTTCAACACATCATATAA